Part of the Mesotoga infera genome is shown below.
TTTTCAGCGATGAGAAGATCACAGAAGAAGATCTCGAGAAGATGAAATCGGGAGATATGTTGACCTCTGCACTCAGTGAGCTTGCCAAGTCTTTCCCGCAACTCAAGGAGTCACTGATCGATGAAAGGGACAAATTTCTTGCCCAGAAGATCAAGACGGCTCCCGGAAAGAAAGTAGTCGCAGTCGTTGGCGCCGGGCATGTTCCGGGTTTGAAAGAGGCTATAAAAGAGGATCAGGACCTTGCGGCACTCAGCAAGATCCCCCCGAAGAAGAAGACCGGCAAGATAATAGGCTGGACGATTTCGATCGCGATCATCTGCTTGATTGTTTCAACGATTATTGTGAATCGCGATGCTGGATTTGATCAGATTATCAGCTGGATCCTCTGGAACGGATCGCTTTCTGCTCTGGGGACTATTGCAGCTTTTGGCCATCCACTCTCTATACTAACGGCGTTTTTCATTGCTCCTGTAAGCTCCTTGAATCCGCTTCTTGCCGCCGGGTGGTTTGCCGGGCTTGTGGAGGCTCTTGTGAGGAAACCCAAGGTCTCTGACTTTGAGAGCCTTAACGAAGATGTAAACTCATTCAAAGGTTTCTGGAAAAACAGAGTCACGAAGATCCTTCTGGTTGTAGTATTTGCGAACGTTGGAAGCAGTGTGGGTACTTTCATTGGGGGAGCCGAAGTAATAAGAATTTTCGTCAAGTCTTTCTTCGGGCAATAGCCCGAAAGTCTATCAAATCACAACAATTCTTGAATCAAGATAGGAAGTTCCATTTCTCTGGATCTGGTTCATCTTGTTGGATGAACCAGTAATTCGGGTTTTGGGCTAAGAAGCTGGACAAAGATAGACTTCAAGTCAGCGAAAAGGCAGTTATAGAAATACAGATTAACAGAGCTGGTTTTATCTGGCAAATGCACCGTAAATCGGGTCTCTTTGTTCTTCATATTTTGCCAGTGAATGTAATATAATAATCTAGCGAACACATTAGCTTCTTAGTGAAGCATTTTTACTTCAGCATAGACAATCAAACACACTGATTTTTGTTCTATATTATTCTCTCTTGTTTCTTGCCGCTACTTAGATGAAACAACTTTATCCCAGCTTAACTCGTGTCTCCTTCGAAACGCTAATTTCTTAAGGAGGCGAAAGAAGTGAAGAAGCTAACTTA
Proteins encoded:
- a CDS encoding TraB/GumN family protein; amino-acid sequence: MSETVHRIMLDDKELIIIGTAHVSKNSAEEVKAIIEEEKPDSVAIELCSSRYQSMQDQDRWKKTDIAKVVKEKKSFLLLANLILSSYQKRMAKQIGIQAGQEMLQAIESAKETGAQLVLADRDIQVTFARIWGNLGFWGKTKLFFTLVLSIFSDEKITEEDLEKMKSGDMLTSALSELAKSFPQLKESLIDERDKFLAQKIKTAPGKKVVAVVGAGHVPGLKEAIKEDQDLAALSKIPPKKKTGKIIGWTISIAIICLIVSTIIVNRDAGFDQIISWILWNGSLSALGTIAAFGHPLSILTAFFIAPVSSLNPLLAAGWFAGLVEALVRKPKVSDFESLNEDVNSFKGFWKNRVTKILLVVVFANVGSSVGTFIGGAEVIRIFVKSFFGQ